A genomic region of Arachis hypogaea cultivar Tifrunner chromosome 5, arahy.Tifrunner.gnm2.J5K5, whole genome shotgun sequence contains the following coding sequences:
- the LOC112800426 gene encoding aluminum-activated malate transporter 12-like translates to MVPKVHAGLEMAVGENNNNENNGRSRSIIDGKWMKRANVFGERMRKFPSVAWKTTWSVGREDPRRLIHAFKVGLSLTLVSLMYLLEPMYHWIGQSAIWAVMTVVVVLEFTAGATLCKGLNRGLGTLLAGSLAFIVGYIANACSRVVQAIFIGAAVFVIGAVATYTRFFPYIKKNYDYGIIIFLLTFNLITVSSYRVDNVLKIAHDRIYTIAIGCGICLLMSLLIFPNWSGEDLHNSTVYKLEGLAKSIEACVNEYFYGEIESSGEDKSSEDPIYKGYKAVLDSKSSDEMLALHASWEPRHSCHRFPWQQYVKVGAVLRQFGYTVVALHGCLRTEIQTPRSVRAMFKDPCIRLSAEVSKALIELANSIRHRRHISPEILSDHLHEALQDLNTAIKSQPRLFLGSKNKHNHGNSMFKIAAAQVGQERQGKTSGFSLSSVKTDSSALLEWKTKRGCNEHSKETEGKSLRPQLSKIAITSLEFSEALPFAAFASLLVEMVAKLDLVIEEIEELGRLACFKDFRPDDNIVVTCEEPRVDVMQNHLPSHGDA, encoded by the exons ATGGTTCCTAAAGTTCATGCAGGGTTGGAAATGGCAGTTGGGGAGAATAATAACAATGAGAACAATGGAAGAAGCAGAAGCATTATTGATGGGAAGTGGATGAAGCGTGCAAATGTGTTTGGTGAGAGGATGAGAAAGTTTCCTAGTGTTGCATGGAAGACTACGTGGAGTGTGGGGCGTGAAGACCCTAGAAGGTTGATCCATGCATTCAAAGTTGGTCTCTCTCTCACTCTTGTTTCTTTGATGTATCTCTTGGAGCCCATGTACCATTGGATTGGCCAGAGTGCCATCTGGGCTGTCATGACTGTTGTCGTCGTCCTCGAGTTCACTGCAG GAGCAACTTTATGCAAAGGGCTGAATAGAGGATTAGGGACACTGTTAGCAGGGTCTTTGGCATTTATTGTTGGATATATTGCAAATGCATGTAGTAGGGTTGTTCAAGCTATTTTCATTGGGGCTGCAGTTTTTGTTATAG GAGCTGTAGCTACTTATACAAGGTTCTTTCCCTATATAAAGAAGAACTATGACTATGGCATAATCATATTCCTCTTGACCTTCAACTTGATTACTGTGTCAAGCTATAGGGTTGACAATGTGTTGAAGATTGCACATGACAGAATCTACACCATTGCTATTGGCTGTGGCATTTGCCTCCTCATGAGTTTGCTCATATTCCCAAATTGGTCAGGGGAAGATCTCCATAATTCAACAGTTTACAAGCTTGAAGGCCTAGCAAAATCAATAGAAG CTTGTGTGAATGAATACTTTTATGGAGAAATTGAATCCTCTGGAGAGGACAAATCATCTGAGGATCCAATATACAAAGGCTATAAAGCTGTTTTGGATTCAAAATCCTCTGATGAAATGTTG GCATTACATGCAAGTTGGGAGCCAAGGCATTCATGTCACAGATTTCCATGGCAGCAGTATGTTAAAGTGGGAGCTGTTCTTCGCCAATTCGGATACACTGTGGTTGCTTTACATGGCTGTTTGAGAACAGAAATTCAG acTCCAAGATCTGTTAGAGCCATGTTCAAGGACCCCTGCATAAGGCTTTCAGCAGAGGTATCAAAAGCACTGATAGAACTTGCTAACAGCATAAGGCACCGGCGCCATATCTCTCCGGAAATACTCTCTGATCATCTCCATGAAGCCCTGCAGGACCTTAACACTGCCATAAAATCCCAGCCACGCCTTTTCTTGGGCTCCAAGAACAAGCACAACCATGGTAACAGCATGTTCAAGATAGCTGCAGCACAAGTTGGCCAAGAAAGACAGGGAAAGACATCTGGATTCTCCTTATCGAGCGTTAAGACGGACTCTTCTGCATTGttggaatggaaaacaaagaggGGTTGCAATGAACATTCAAAGGAAACAGAAGGAAAGTCCTTGAGACCACAGTTGAGTAAGATTGCTATCACTAGCCTTGAGTTCTCTGAGGCTCTCCCTTTTGCTGCTTTTGCATCTTTGCTTGTGGAAATGGTGGCCAAACTAGACCTTGTCATTGAGGAAATTGAGGAACTGGGCAGGTTAGCATGCTTCAAAGACTTCAGGCCTGATGATAACATTGTTGTGACTTGTGAGGAACCCCGAGTCGATGTGATGCAGAACCATTTGCCTTCACATGGTGATGCATGA
- the LOC112800424 gene encoding NAC domain-containing protein 71-like gives MGGASLPPGFRFHPTDEELIGYYLKRKVEELEIELEVIPVIDLYKFDPWELPEKSFLPKRDLEWFFFCPRDRKYPNGSRTNRATKAGYWKATGKDKKVVCQSSPSTSIMKATGYRKTLVFYRGRAPLGDRTDWVMHEYRLCDDLGQDSPSFQGAYALCRVIKKNDKASDYKGKRGVSSSKNENENENESSMRLSSSKEHLSISADVSSQASQLCSESRYSSPIASPCAYNVAATAGFEPPSVDTNPSTFLVSPDMILDSSKDFAQTQDVISGFFPHHELPSTMTPWQSLEHTEISSSSSYSNFNGEIEFSDELGLIGRMSRYSGQVDMLDFYGNEEVLYEYEGYDQINSIRDPRQF, from the exons ATGGGAGGGGCATCACTGCCTCCGGGTTTTCGTTTCCACCCTACTGATGAAGAACTGATAGGATACTACCTGAAAAGAAAAGTTGAGGAGCTTGAAATTGAACTTGAAGTTATCCCTGTGATTGATTTGTACAAGTTTGATCCTTGGGAGTTGCCGG AGAAGTCATTCTTACCAAAAAGAGACTTGGAATGGTTCTTCTTTTGTCCAAGGGATCGAAAGTATCCGAATGGATCAAGAACAAACAGAGCTACCAAAGCAGGATACTGGAAAGCCACTGGAAAAGACAAAAAGGTTGTGTGCCAATCTAGTCCATCAACATCAATCATGAAAGCCACCGGATATCGCAAGACCCTTGTTTTCTATCGCGGAAGAGCCCCTTTAGGCGACCGAACGGATTGGGTTATGCACGAGTATCGCCTCTGTGATGATCTTGGCCAAGACTCACCAAGTTTTCAG GGTGCTTATGCTTTGTGCCGGGTTATTAAGAAGAATGACAAGGCCAGTGATTACAAGGGTAAAAGAGGTGTCAGCAGTTCCAAGAATGAGAATGAGAATGAGAATGAGAGCTCAATGAGATTGTCATCCTCTAAGGAGCACTTGAGCATCTCTGCTGATGTTTCTTCTCAAGCAAGTCAGCTATGCAGCGAGAGTCGTTATTCGAGCCCTATAGCTTCTCCTTGTGCATACAATGTGGCTGCAACGGCCGGGTTTGAGCCACCTTCTGTGGACACTAATCCTTCAACCTTCTTGGTCTCCCCTGATATGATTCTTGATTCTTCAAAG GACTTTGCTCAAACACAAGATGTTATTTCAGGATTCTTTCCGCATCATGAATTGCCAAGTACAATGACACCATGGCAATCATTGGAACATACAGAGATTTCATCCAGTTCATCCTACTCAAATTTCAATGGGGAGATAGAATTCTCTGATGAACTCGGCCTAATTGGCCGAATGTCGCGTTACTCAGGACAAGTAGACATGTTAGACTTCTATGGAAATGAGGAAGTGCTGTATGAATATGAAGGATATGACCAGATCAATTCAATCAGAGATCCAAGACAATTCTGA